A single Myxocyprinus asiaticus isolate MX2 ecotype Aquarium Trade chromosome 50, UBuf_Myxa_2, whole genome shotgun sequence DNA region contains:
- the LOC127438845 gene encoding uncharacterized protein LOC127438845: MFQAFVICLCLWRLIAVFGEMKSVSVMEGESVTVHTDITEIQGNYEILWMFGPQEIIVASINKRDTHFINIDYFDYDDVRFKDRLQVNNETGSLTVTNITTEHSGLYQLVSFRKKITHRFNVTVYACLPIPVITSYCPQNPSSSESSSKCVLVCSVVNVTQVTLSWYKGNSLFSSISVSDLNSSLSLPLEVEYQENNIYSCVINNPIRNQTKHLNITEVCQTCSDGVHCCDSIEAVIRLVVSV; this comes from the exons ATGTTCCAGGCGTTTGTGATCTGTTTGTGCTTATGGCGTCTGATTG CTGTGTTTGGTGAAATGAAGTCAGTGTCAGTGATGGAGGGAGAATCTGTTACTGTACACACTGATATTACTGAAATACAGggaaattatgagatactgtggATGTTTGGACCTCAAGAGATTATCGTAGCTTCAATTAATAAAAGGGAtacacattttattaatattgattattttgattatgaTGATGTGAGATTCAAAGACAGACTGCAGGTGAATAATGAGACTGGATCTCTCACCGTCACAAACATCACAACTGAACACTCTGGACTTTATCAACTAGTGTCCTtcagaaagaaaatcacacacagATTCAATGTTACTGTCTATG CTTGTCTGCCCATTCCTGTCATCACCAGTTACTGTCCTCAAAACCCTTCATCATCTGAAAGTTCATCtaaatgtgtgttggtgtgttcagTGGTGAATGTGACACAGGTGACTCTCTCCTGGTAcaaaggaaacagtttattcTCCTCCATCAGTGTGTCTGATCTCAACAGCAGTCTCTCTCTACCTCTGGAGGTGGAATATCAGgagaacaacatctacagctgtgTGATCAATAATCCCATCAGAAACCAGACTAAACATCTCAACATTACTGAAGTCTGTCAGACGTGTTCAG ATGGTGTCCACTGTTGTGATTCTATTGAAGCTGTAATCCGATTGGTCGTCTCTGTCTGA